From the genome of Pseudomonas sp. Teo4, one region includes:
- a CDS encoding MFS transporter: protein MPDSPRPLAVTLQVVSIVLFTFIGYLNIGIPLAVLPGYVHNDLGFSAVIAGLVISVQYLATLLSRPTASRIIDNLGSKKAVMYGLFGCGLSGVFMLACAFLTQQPWLSLACLFVGRLVLGSAESLVGSGSIGWGIGRVGAEHTAKVISWNGIASYGALAIGAPLGVLMVKSLGLWSMGASIILLGVVGLLLAWPKRAAPVVSGVRLPFLRVLGKVFPHGTGLALGSIGFGTIATFITLYYASRQWPNAALTLSLFGASFICARLLFGNTINRLGGFRVAIVCLSVETLGLLMLWLAPSAEMALAGAALSGFGFSLVFPALGVEAVNQVSAANRGAAVGAYSLFIDLSLGITGPLVGAVASGFGFASMFLFAAAASCCGLVLSLYLYRQALRLHSA from the coding sequence ATGCCAGACTCACCGCGCCCCCTTGCGGTCACCCTGCAAGTCGTCTCCATCGTCCTCTTCACCTTCATCGGCTACCTGAACATCGGCATCCCCCTGGCCGTATTACCCGGCTATGTGCACAACGACCTGGGTTTCAGCGCCGTCATCGCCGGCCTGGTGATCAGCGTCCAGTACCTGGCCACCCTGCTCAGCCGCCCCACCGCCAGCCGCATCATCGATAACCTCGGCAGCAAGAAGGCAGTCATGTATGGCCTGTTCGGCTGCGGCCTGAGCGGCGTGTTCATGCTGGCCTGCGCCTTCCTGACCCAGCAGCCTTGGCTGAGCCTGGCTTGCCTGTTCGTAGGGCGCCTGGTACTGGGCAGTGCCGAAAGCCTGGTCGGCTCCGGCTCCATCGGCTGGGGCATCGGCCGGGTCGGCGCCGAACACACCGCCAAGGTCATCTCCTGGAACGGCATCGCCAGCTATGGCGCACTGGCCATCGGCGCGCCGCTGGGGGTGCTGATGGTCAAGAGTCTGGGCTTGTGGAGCATGGGTGCCAGCATCATCTTGCTGGGCGTGGTCGGCTTGCTGCTGGCCTGGCCGAAACGTGCAGCACCAGTCGTCAGCGGTGTGCGCCTGCCGTTCCTGCGGGTGCTGGGCAAGGTATTCCCACATGGTACCGGGCTGGCGCTGGGCTCGATCGGCTTCGGCACCATCGCCACCTTCATCACCCTGTACTACGCCAGCCGCCAGTGGCCGAACGCGGCACTGACCCTGAGCCTGTTCGGCGCCAGCTTCATCTGTGCACGCCTGCTGTTTGGCAACACGATCAACCGCCTTGGCGGGTTCCGCGTGGCCATCGTTTGCCTGTCGGTGGAAACCTTGGGCTTGCTGATGCTGTGGCTGGCACCCAGCGCCGAAATGGCCCTGGCGGGCGCTGCCCTCAGTGGTTTCGGGTTCTCGCTGGTGTTCCCGGCGCTGGGTGTGGAAGCGGTGAACCAGGTTTCGGCGGCCAACCGCGGCGCAGCGGTGGGGGCTTATTCGCTGTTCATCGACCTGTCGCTGGGGATTACCGGCCCGCTGGTGGGTGCGGTGGCGTCGGGATTCGGATTTGCTTCGATGTTTCTGTTCGCGGCGGCGGCGTCGTGCTGTGGGCTGGTGTTGAGCTTGTATCTTTACCGACAGGCTCTAAGACTACACTCGGCTTAG